The genomic window AGGCAGGTCCTTGTCCTGTTCTGTGTGGTTTTCACTGGTGTTTTACTTGGTGTAATTCTCAATCCCCTTCAAAGGTTCGTGGTTCCCACTCAGTTTGGGGTGCAGTGGGTAGATCTGGGATATCCCAAGGATGTCTCTGCAaaccagctgtgccagctgcagtcACAGTCCCCAGCCAAAGGCCTCATTTTACCCCTATCCCTGCTTATTCAGTGCTTCACGTAGCAGGAAGACCCTGGTGGCCTCTGCCTCCCCTGGACTTCGAGGCATTTTTCTGTGTCTCCTTCCACTCAAAGCCCCCTCTCACCTGCTGACCCCACAGGGCTCCCAGGCTGTTGTGTGAGCTCTCACCCCTCCAGTGAGTTTTTCCTGGTGGTCCTTCCCTCACCCTGTCTCCTCTCCAGGGAGTTGCACTCCTGGTTTCTTTTTAGACACAACTTTTGGGTggctcctttcctttctcagctGCCCTAGCCCCACTTTAAAACTCCAAAGGttgtcctgtcccatcccatcctgtcccatcctGCCCCATCCTGTCTGGCTGCTTCCTCTCCCATCGTCTCTGCCAactgccctcagctgctgcagaccctgccaggggtTCAACCACACCAGTAGCACCCCACATCCCCTGTGGTCCATCGTGGTGTtcctctggctgtgcctggaggggAGCAAGGCTGAGACATGGGCTGCCCTCGAGGGTGGCGATGGTGCAGTCTTGTGGAGCATCCCAAAGCTGTTCCCTGGACACCCCGACCCTGAGGGTAAGAGCTGGCATCACCTCCACCTGTTCATCCCTTGGCAGCATTACATGAAGGAGCAGGGAGCCATCTGCACCAAGCTGGTGAAGCCCAAAACAAAATCTGGGATGAAGTCAGCTGAGGAGGAGTTGGCCAAAGGTAGGGGATGGTGGGAGGGGGCTGTGGTCTGCATTTTAAGGCCCCACTGGTGGCCCCTGCTAACCTGCCCTTGTGCCCATGCCCAGCTGGCTGGTTGCTGAACCTGAAGCACCTCACACTGGGAGAACGCATTGGGCAAGGCGAGTTCGGAGGTAGGTGAGAGGGTGGGGCTGGAGGTTCCCCAGATGGCACTGCCTGATCCCCTCCCCATCTCATGGCatggggggctcagcctggagtgCAGGAGGCCGGGTGTGGGGCTCAGCCTGACTCTCCCGTGCTCTCCCAGATGTCCTGCAGGGCGAGTACTTGGGGCAGAGGGTGGCTGTGAAGAACATCAAGTGTGATGTGACTGCCCAGGCCTTCCTCGCTGAAACAGCTGCCATGACGTGAGTGCTCCATGCAGTCATGGCCCAACCCTGCCTGTGGCCCGGGATGAGCAGGTACCTCCTTGACTCAGATCCCCTCCATTCCAGGAAGGTCCGGCACAAAAACCTGGTGTGTTTGCTGGGAGTGATCCTGCACAATGGCCTCTACATTGTCATGGAGTTCATGAGCAAGGTGAGAGcaccaggctgctcctcagccagtGGGACCCATCACCACTTAGATTTGGGAACAATATCCTTGCCTGGGGGCTGAGTCATCACAGATGCCAGGCACTGCAACACCTGCAGAAGGCAAAGTCTCCTGGCAGCCCCATCCTGTTGGTCCTGACTCATTTTATCCTCCTCTGTCAGGGCAACCTGGTGAACTTCCTGCGCACGCGGGGCCGGGCGCTCGTCCcgacccagcagctcctcctgttcGCTCTGTAagttcccctcctcctcctctgggctgggaccagggctctgcctgcccctgtgCAGCCCCGGGGAACGCTCGGTGACACGGCTCTGTCTTACTCGGTTGTGGCAGGGATGTGGCTCAAGGCATGGACTACCTTGAGTCCAAGAAGTTGGTGCACCGGGACCTGGCTGCCCGCAACATCCTCATCTCTGAGGAGAACGTGGCCAAAGTGAGCGACTTCGGCTTGGCCCGGGTCAACCCCAAGGGTGCAGATGCCACATTGCTCCCTGTGAAGTGGACGGCACCAGAGGCCCTGAAACACAATGTGAGGGACAGtgagagggacagggctggccaggGCATCCTTCCAAAGCATCTCACGCCCTTGGGTTGCCCCTGCttgttcccattcccactgaCCCACCCCTGCCCCATGGTGGCctctggcacagccagcctTGCATCTCCCAAAATTCTGCCTCTGTCCTGAGCAGGCGTGCAGTGGGAATTGGGGCAGGATGATGGGACTGGGGGGTGTTCACAccctggggagctcaggggggGCAGGGGGCAGTCACTGTCCTCTGTCCTGCCCTTGGGAAGCAACGgggacccagcacagccctcagctgGCTTCAGcatcccctctcctgccgccaCAGAAATTCTCCTCCAAGTCAGACGTGTGGAGCTACGGGATCCTCCTGTGGgaaaccttttcctttggaCGAGCACCCTACCCCAAGCTGGTGAGCACTGTGCCAGGGACCACCACAGGTTACACCCCACTGGCACtgatgggacagggacatcccactgctccctgagcagagcaggaaaggggGTTGCCAACTGGCTTCTCCATCCTGGCAGGCCCTGAAGGAGGTGacggagctgctggagcaggggtaCCGCATGGACCCCCCCGAGGGCTGCCCGCCCACCGTCTATGCCCTGAtgaagagctgctgggagctggagccagGCAAGCGCCCGTCCTTCAAGAAACtcacagagaagctgcagaaggagctgaaGCACCTGAGGGACATTTAACCCCCATCCTGCTACCGGGACACAGGACCTGAAGCCCCTAGACCCTCCAGGGTTGGGAGTGGCAGGGCAATAGAGGCCAGGAACAGGAAGGCCTGTGGTGCTGCTCTCTCCCTGTGGAGATAGGGCAGCAGCCTCCCTCCATCCCGGCATGGTCCTTCTACCCACCACACAGCCCAGAGAAAGTTGCCATGGGATTGATCTCCCCTGGCCCACCACAGTGGGGAGCACAGACCCCAAGGCAGCCAAGCCCAcacccctgtgctcagccccaggagcagatGCTGCATGTGGGGTCCCTTCAAGCTGCGACTCCCAGTGATGGGAGACAGGACTGGACATCTCCACTCACTGGAGGATGAGACCCCACCCTGactcagccctgccccagcgcTCAGCCCTACACGGGgatgctggcacagccagaTAAACAACATGGATTTGGGCTTTTTGATTAAACCAAAGAATCTAGTTCAACAGCATCTTTAAGCCTCTGGAGTGAAATTAGGCCTATCTCTCACTTGGGGCCTGACAAAGCCCAGTGAAAGGCTTTGGGGGGGCCAGGAGCTCTGGCCCTTGGAACCCCCCATGTcatccagcccctctcccatcGGGGCTCTGTGCAGCAGGGGATTATGCTTTAATCAGACCCTGTATGGGAATTGCTTTCCTATAGATTACGGGCACGGGGCACATTCCCAGCCGtggggagcccccagccccgcaggCTGCCGAGCAATCTCGGTCTCGGTGGAGCAGGGATTAGCGGGGGCACACGGGTGGGTGTGCCCCGCCACCGCCTCATCTGCTGCCAGTCCTCTGACCCTCGACTGGGTTTTTTCGGCTAATCCTCTTGTGTCTCCTCTGTGCTGACTTCCTGCACCCCCAATCCCCCTGAGTGCATGGTTCTGGGTGCCCACGGCATGGGGCTCTGCCCCGGGCTTGCCACGGCCCCATGGGTGCTGACCCAATTTTGGACCCACGTAATGGGGGGTATTTCAGCCTGACCCAGTGTGTGCTGCAGTTCAGTGACTCCTTTCACCTCCCTATCACTCTGATGAGGCAGCACTTGCTGTCCCCCGGCACTGCCACTGTCCCCTGCAAGCACCCTTGGGTGCAGCAAAGGGAAGGTCCTTccaccctggctgtgccttcCCCTCCTAATGCCTTAATCCGCCCCTGATCCGCggtgcccctggggctgggcccaCTGACCTTGCGGGCACTGGGACCCGGTGGGCACCtcggggcaggagctgccaccaccacccaCCATGGCCTCCTTCTTCACGGCCACCCTGAAGAGCTTCCAGGGGGGCAAGGACGAGTCCCCCAAGGGGGCCCCCAAGGATGACAAGGCGGCTGCGCTGCCCAGCAGCATGGCCCGCGAGGAGTTTGAGGAATACCAgcggcagctgctggaggagaagtAAGGCTTTGCTGGGGCTGAGTGGGTCACGAGGGTCCTCCAACACTCCAAAATCAGGATCTGATTATGTGGGTTTtccccagggtggcacaggacagggacacggaGGCAGCTGGGGTAAGAGACAGTGCAGAGCAGGTGCCCTTCAGCGTGTCTCCCCCACAGCATGGGGGGTCCAtggaggtgctggcacagggctgtgacagCACCTTTGTGCACCACAGGTGACAAGGGGAACCCCCAGATGTCAGAGCCCCGGGATGGTTCCAGCCCAGCACCCTTggagcccagggatgggggtCAGCACGGGATTGGATTCAGGTCCCACCTCCCTAGGACTGGGCACTGTGGGaagccagcagctcagcaccagggagatgagaggctgcaggaggagcgAGTCCCTGCAATGGGTGCCTTCATCAACCACCTCTGAATCTGGGTGCTGAGCTGCATGGACAGGATGGGATTCCTGCTCCCAGATCCCCATTTAACCCTCTTGTGGGTCTCAGAccttctccctcctgccccagacctgctctgcaggaggagcagggtgaTCGGGGTGGAGTGGTCCTGGGGGGCTCAGTGAGGAGGGGGTGATGGTGTGGCACCTGCTGCAGGATCGAGCGGGACAAGGCGTTTGCACAGAGGAAGGCAGAACGGGCCACAGTGCGGATGCACCTGCGGGACAAGTACCACCTGGCCCAGGTAAGAACCAGCCTGTCTGCGGGCCCGGGGGCTTCCCCTTGACCCTACATCGCCCGGAACACCCCCAGGCCCCCGGCTGCCGTGctcccctgggctggagggattCCTGAAGAGGGCAGCAGAAGGCCACTGTCTCCATCTATCTGCCGCCCACTGTCCATCCAGCGTCCAAGTCTGGCACTGGACAGTCCTGGAATCCCGCCGTGTCCCCAGGCCCCTGGGACTGGCCATCCTCTGTCCCCCTTTCCCCGCTCCACCGTGGTGGGCACCGCGTCTGTCCCCACCAGACAGCCTCTCCCACCCACGTT from Molothrus aeneus isolate 106 chromosome 27, BPBGC_Maene_1.0, whole genome shotgun sequence includes these protein-coding regions:
- the MATK gene encoding megakaryocyte-associated tyrosine-protein kinase isoform X1, which produces MNLDCKIPVRKKHWPPGTQCVTKHDHSKPKPRELAFRKGDMVTIIEAVEGKGWYRARHNETGQEGLLAASALRERGAIRADPKLSLMPWFHGKISGLEAVQELQPPEDGLFLVRESVRHPGDYVLCVSFGKEVIHYRVVHEENTLSIDSQQYFSNLIDMIEHYMKEQGAICTKLVKPKTKSGMKSAEEELAKAGWLLNLKHLTLGERIGQGEFGDVLQGEYLGQRVAVKNIKCDVTAQAFLAETAAMTKVRHKNLVCLLGVILHNGLYIVMEFMSKGNLVNFLRTRGRALVPTQQLLLFALDVAQGMDYLESKKLVHRDLAARNILISEENVAKVSDFGLARVNPKGADATLLPVKWTAPEALKHNKFSSKSDVWSYGILLWETFSFGRAPYPKLALKEVTELLEQGYRMDPPEGCPPTVYALMKSCWELEPGKRPSFKKLTEKLQKELKHLRDI
- the MATK gene encoding megakaryocyte-associated tyrosine-protein kinase isoform X2 — encoded protein: MGTAEKHWPPGTQCVTKHDHSKPKPRELAFRKGDMVTIIEAVEGKGWYRARHNETGQEGLLAASALRERGAIRADPKLSLMPWFHGKISGLEAVQELQPPEDGLFLVRESVRHPGDYVLCVSFGKEVIHYRVVHEENTLSIDSQQYFSNLIDMIEHYMKEQGAICTKLVKPKTKSGMKSAEEELAKAGWLLNLKHLTLGERIGQGEFGDVLQGEYLGQRVAVKNIKCDVTAQAFLAETAAMTKVRHKNLVCLLGVILHNGLYIVMEFMSKGNLVNFLRTRGRALVPTQQLLLFALDVAQGMDYLESKKLVHRDLAARNILISEENVAKVSDFGLARVNPKGADATLLPVKWTAPEALKHNKFSSKSDVWSYGILLWETFSFGRAPYPKLALKEVTELLEQGYRMDPPEGCPPTVYALMKSCWELEPGKRPSFKKLTEKLQKELKHLRDI
- the LOC136567078 gene encoding complexin-3-like; the protein is MASFFTATLKSFQGGKDESPKGAPKDDKAAALPSSMAREEFEEYQRQLLEEKIERDKAFAQRKAERATVRMHLRDKYHLAQDERDDAQVHVAGGAVELPPDLAAMVHSEEEEEDGSAGAFAFLAKLRQVELPALRDRALGGVDQVREKCALM